A genomic segment from Deltaproteobacteria bacterium encodes:
- the yfbR gene encoding 5'-deoxynucleotidase, translating into MSHFFAYLARMRFVKRWGLMRNTHVESLQEHSLQVAMLAHALAVIRNTRFGGSVRPERAATLALYHDAAEVITGDVVAPIKHFNPEIRAAHGVIEKVANERLKSMLPAELAPSFTALLFPAEADAAEWALVKAADKLTAYLKCLEEIRAGNDDFRKAAQVLERDVRALVAPEVRYFLDTFAPSFSMTLDELNQ; encoded by the coding sequence ATGAGCCACTTCTTCGCCTATCTCGCCCGCATGCGCTTCGTGAAGCGGTGGGGCCTCATGCGGAACACCCACGTGGAGAGTCTGCAGGAGCACAGCCTCCAGGTCGCCATGCTGGCACACGCGCTCGCCGTCATCCGCAACACGCGCTTCGGCGGCAGCGTGCGGCCGGAGCGGGCGGCGACGCTCGCGCTCTACCACGACGCGGCCGAGGTCATCACCGGCGACGTCGTGGCGCCGATCAAGCACTTCAATCCCGAAATCCGCGCCGCGCATGGCGTGATCGAAAAGGTCGCCAACGAGCGGCTGAAGAGCATGCTTCCCGCCGAGCTCGCGCCGAGCTTCACGGCGCTGCTCTTTCCCGCCGAGGCCGACGCCGCCGAGTGGGCGCTCGTGAAGGCCGCCGACAAGCTCACGGCGTACCTCAAGTGCCTCGAGGAGATCCGCGCCGGCAACGACGACTTCCGGAAGGCCGCGCAGGTGCTCGAGCGCGACGTCCGCGCGCTCGTCGCGCCCGAGGTGCGCTACTTCCTCGACACGTTCGCGCCGAGCTTCTCGATGACCCTCGACGAGTTGAACCAGTAG
- a CDS encoding FIST C-terminal domain-containing protein, with translation MRWISAVSTATPLDAAVREAAEAIAADLAGATADLVAAFVSEHHQREYERLPALVRATLAPRFALGCSAGSVIGGGREVERQAGVSLTAAVLPGVEVWPFHLESDEQPSRTAAPEAWERAIGVAAARRPAFVLLPDPFTFDAETLVAGLDAAYPASPKIGGLASGGREPGANALFLGDAVHRSGAVGVALMGNLELDTVVAQGCRPIGEPMFVTRADQNVLHALDGKPALAVLQQLVAEADPRDRQLFANSLFLGVVMQEQEAYRQGDFLIRNLLGIDGKSGAIAVGAALRTGMVVQFHLRDAATSAHDLDAVLARYGERPHGRPTGALIFSCLGRGAQLYGTPDHDTRTFQRHLGRVPLGGFFCNGEIGPVHGRTFLHGYTSAFGVFRSRA, from the coding sequence ATGCGCTGGATCTCCGCGGTCTCGACGGCGACGCCGCTCGACGCCGCGGTGCGCGAAGCCGCGGAGGCGATCGCGGCCGACCTCGCCGGCGCGACCGCCGATCTCGTGGCCGCGTTCGTGTCCGAGCACCATCAACGCGAGTACGAGCGGCTGCCGGCGCTCGTGCGCGCGACGCTGGCGCCGCGCTTCGCGCTCGGGTGCTCGGCGGGGAGCGTGATCGGCGGCGGGCGCGAGGTCGAGCGCCAGGCGGGTGTGTCGCTCACGGCTGCGGTGCTTCCGGGGGTGGAGGTGTGGCCCTTCCATCTCGAGAGCGACGAGCAGCCATCGCGGACGGCGGCGCCCGAGGCGTGGGAGCGCGCCATCGGTGTCGCGGCGGCCCGCCGTCCCGCCTTCGTGCTGCTGCCGGATCCCTTCACCTTCGATGCGGAGACGCTGGTGGCGGGTCTCGACGCCGCGTATCCGGCGAGCCCGAAGATCGGCGGCCTCGCGAGCGGCGGCCGCGAGCCGGGAGCGAACGCGCTCTTTCTCGGCGACGCGGTCCACCGGTCGGGCGCGGTGGGCGTCGCGCTCATGGGTAACCTCGAGCTCGACACGGTGGTCGCGCAGGGCTGCCGGCCGATAGGCGAGCCGATGTTCGTGACCCGCGCCGATCAGAACGTGCTCCACGCGCTCGACGGCAAGCCCGCGCTGGCGGTGCTGCAGCAACTCGTCGCCGAGGCGGATCCGCGCGATCGGCAGCTCTTCGCGAACTCGCTCTTCCTCGGGGTCGTGATGCAGGAGCAGGAGGCGTACCGCCAGGGCGACTTCCTCATCCGGAACCTCCTCGGTATCGACGGCAAGTCGGGGGCGATCGCGGTCGGCGCGGCGCTCAGGACCGGGATGGTCGTGCAGTTCCACTTGCGCGACGCGGCGACGTCGGCCCATGACCTCGACGCGGTGCTGGCGCGCTACGGCGAGCGTCCGCACGGCCGCCCGACGGGTGCGCTGATCTTCTCGTGTCTCGGGCGGGGCGCGCAGCTCTACGGGACGCCGGACCACGACACGCGGACCTTTCAGCGCCATCTCGGACGGGTGCCGCTCGGCGGGTTCTTCTGCAACGGCGAGATCGGGCCGGTGCACGGGCGGACGTTCCTGCACGGGTACACGAGCGCGTTCGGCGTCTTTCGGAGCCGGGCGTGA